In Salvelinus alpinus chromosome 20, SLU_Salpinus.1, whole genome shotgun sequence, a genomic segment contains:
- the LOC139547068 gene encoding zinc finger protein ZIC 5-like — protein MESPLSKRNPAIRLADLAATQPLPHQNMTGFPGLGVHHPHSHHAHHHPGEMGNDPGVALTPFGPEHMAQTNALKLSPSQHIQSYPEAQTIAVAAASFTSTQTTVGYPVAPHPGYSNSRDYILRRELSASAMHALGDQHSSASSPHHHGMFISPTGAYGHAETCALPLFSGLHDQAAPGAHHHHHHALNGQMRLGLPGDIYGRPEHFVHRPEHYGPSSIHSYNSMNLNVNIASAPHGATGAFLRYMRQPIKQELICKWIDQEQTSKKPCSKTYSTMHELVNHVTVEHVGGPEQSSHVCFWEECPREGKAFKAKYKLINHIRVHTGEKPFPCPFPGCGKVFARSENLKIHKRTHTGEKPFKCEFDGCDRKFANSSDRKKHSHVHTSDKPYYCKVRGCDKSYTHPSSLRKHMKVHCKSPPPPSANASYHSSTNLLSAPLSPASEPHRNRSANLSPQVTNLNEWYVCQGSGGPNHLHTPSSNVPTTDSEEEDTFRNSDPRTML, from the exons ATGGAGTCCCCTTTGAGCAAGAGGAATCCGGCGATAAGATTAGCGGATTTGGCAGCGACTCAACCTCTTCCTCATCAGAATATGACAGGCTTCCCGGGGCTAGGGGTACATCACCCTCACTCCCACCATGCTCACCACCACCCTGGAGAGATGGGCAACGACCCCGGAGTGGCACTCACTCCATTTGGACCCGAGCACATGGCACAGACAAATGCTCTCAAACTTAGCCCCTCTCAGCACATTCAGAGCTATCCTGAAGCCCAGACCATCGCAGTGGCAGCAGCATCCTTCACTTCTACTCAGACCACAGTTGGTTACCCCGTGGCTCCTCACCCAGGCTACTCTAACAGCAGGGACTACATCCTCAGGAGAGAACTCTCAGCCTCGGCTATGCATGCACTTGGCGACCAGCATAGTTcagcctcctcccctcatcaccaTGGCATGTTCATCTCCCCAACAGGTGCTTATGGGCACGCCGAGACTTGTGCCCTTCCACTTTTCTCTGGACTCCACGACCAGGCAGCACCAGGtgcccaccatcaccatcaccatgcCCTCAACGGGCAGATGCGTTTGGGTCTACCGGGGGACATCTACGGCAGGCCAGAGCACTTCGTCCACAGGCCCGAGCACTATGGACCCTCTTCTATCCACAGCTACAACTCCATGAACCTCAATGTGAACATCGCTTCTGCTCCTCACGGAGCCACGGGGGCGTTTTTGAGATACATGAGGCAGCCCATCAAGCAAGAGTTAATCTGCAAATGGATTGATCAAGAGCAAACTTCAAAGAAGCCCTGCTCCAAAACTTACAGCACCATGCACGAGCTGGTCAACCATGTCACGGTGGAGCACGTCGGGGGACCGGAGCAGAGCAGTCACGTCTGCTTCTGGGAGGAATGTCCACGCGAGGGGAAAGCTTTTAAGGCGAAGTACAAACTAATAAACCACATCCGAGTTCACACGGGAGAGAAACCCTTCCCTTGTCCTTTCCCCGGCTGTGGGAAAGTGTTCGCTCGCTCTGAGAATCTAAAGATTCAtaaaaggacacacacag gagagaagcctttcaaGTGCGAGTTTGACGGCTGCGACAGGAAATTCGCCAACAGCAGTGACCGGAAGAAGCACTCCCACGTCCACACGAGTGACAAGCCTTACTACTGCAAAGTCCGAGGCTGTGACAAGTCCTACACGCACCCCAGTTCGTTGCGGAAGCACATGAAAGTCCATTGCAAGTCGCCTCCGCCCCCTTCCGCCAACGCTTCGTACCATTCCTCTACAAACCTTCTCAGCGCGCCCCTTTCGCCCGCCTCCGAACCGCACAGGAACCGGTCAGCAAATCTCTCGCCTCAGGTTACCAACCTTAATGAGTGGTACGTGTGCCAGGGGAGCGGGGGACCCAACCATCTCCACACCCCATCCAGCAATGTGCCAACAACGGACTCGGAAGAGGAGGACACTTTCAGAAATTCAGACCCAAGGACAATGCTCTAA
- the LOC139547073 gene encoding zinc finger protein ZIC 2-like — translation MLLDAGHQFPGLGVGTFARHHTASEMQERDLSLAQNSFVDSAHMGAFKLNHDLSPGQSSAFTSQAPGYPAVALGAHAAHVTSYASSPFNSTRDFLFRSRGFGESSPASSQHAIFGPAAGSLHHTHTDSQGHILFPGIHDQHGSHGSPNVLNGQMRLGLPGEVFGRSDQYHQVSSPRTDPYSAAQLHNQYSSMNMNMGMNMGAHHQHHPGAFFRYMRQQCIKQELICKWIDPEQLSNPKKSCNKTFSTMHELVTHVSVEHVGGPEQSNHICFWEECPRESKPFKAKYKLVNHIRVHTGEKPFPCPFPGCGKVFARSENLKIHKRTHTGEKPFQCEFEGCDRRFANSSDRKKHMHVHTSDKPYLCKMCDKSYTHPSSLRKHMKVHEAAPPASDSSPAASSGYESSTPPGLISPTTETHSNNNLSPASAVHNNNNGHSSLSSNFSEWYV, via the exons ATGTTACTGGACGCAGGTCACCAGTTCCCCGGACTGGGAGTTGGCACGTTTGCCAGGCATCACACGGCGAGCGAGATGCAGGAGAGAGACTTGAGTTTAGCACAGAATAGCTTCGTCGACTCGGCACACATGGGTGCGTTTAAACTGAACCATGATCTTTCTCCGGGACAGAGCTCTGCCTTCACCTCCCAGGCGCCCGGCTACCCCGCAGTGGCGTTGGGGGCTCACGCAGCCCATGTCACCTCGTACGCGAGTTCCCCGTTCAACTCCACCAGGGACTTTCTCTTTCGCAGCCGAGGCTTCGGAGAATCATCTCCGGCGAGCAGCCAACACGCTATTTTCGGCCCCGCGGCGGGGTCTCTTCATcatacccacacagacagccaaGGCCACATTCTGTTCCCCGGGATCCACGACCAGCATGGGTCCCACGGATCCCCAAATGTGCTCAATGGGCAAATGCGTCTTGGACTACCGGGCGAGGTTTTTGGGCGTTCCGACCAGTACCACCAGGTATCCAGCCCAAGGACCGACCCTTACTCGGCCGCCCAGCTCCATAACCAATACAGCAGCATGAATATGAACATGGGGATGAACATGGGagcccaccaccaacaccacccagGTGCCTTCTTTCGCTACATGCGGCAACAGTGCATCAAACAGGAGCTCATCTGTAAATGGATCGACCCAGAACAGCTGAGCAACCCCAAGAAGAGTTGCAACAAAACTTTCAGCACCATGCACGAGCTGGTCACGCACGTCTCCGTGGAGCACGTCGGGGGACCGGAGCAGAGCAACCACATTTGCTTTTGGGAAGAGTGCCCCCGCGAGAGCAAACCGTTTAAGGCGAAATACAAACTGGTGAATCACATTCGGGTCCACACTGGTGAGAAACCCTTCCCTTGCCCCTTCCCTGGATGTGGCAAGGTCTTCGCAAGGTCGGAAAATTTGAAGATTCACAAGCGTACACATACAG GAGAGAAACCATTCCAGTGTGAGTTTGAAGGCTGTGACAGGCGGTTTGCCAACAGCAGTGACCGAAAGAAGCACATGCATGTCCACACGTCTGACAAACCATATCTTTGCAAAATGTGTGACAAGTCCTACACACATCCCAGCTCTCTACGAAAACACATGAAG GTCCACGAAGCGGCCCCTCCAGCGTCCGACTCCTCGCCTGCAGCCAGTTCTGGTTACGAGTCATCCACACCGCCCGGCTtaatctcccccaccacagagaccCATAGCAACAACAATCTTTCACCCGCGTCCGCAGTCCACAATAACAACAACGGCCACAGCAGCCTATCGTCTAATTTCAGTGAATGGTATGTTTAG